The proteins below are encoded in one region of Elgaria multicarinata webbii isolate HBS135686 ecotype San Diego chromosome 8, rElgMul1.1.pri, whole genome shotgun sequence:
- the PLA2G12B gene encoding group XIIB secretory phospholipase A2-like protein isoform X2: MFLVSVFVWSDFRMKLIIGAPIWCLFLTVGKCTEETMQENEAHQSALPEEGYFSDWGIGAVRDSFDAVNGYFDFVSELLGGKNGVCQYRCRYGKAPMPRPSYKSEEPNGCSSYFLGLKLDMGIPAMTKCCNQLDVCYDTCGANKYRCDAKFRWCLQSICSDLKRSLGFVSKVEACESIADTVFRTVRTLGCRPFMNSQRSACICSEEERDEL; the protein is encoded by the exons ATGTTCCTGGTGTCCGTATTTGTTTGGTCCGACTTCAGGATGAAGTTAATCATCGGTGCTCCGATCTggtgcttgtttctgactgtggGAAAATGCACTGAAGAGACGATGCAGGAGAATGAGGCCCATCAGTCAGCACTGCCAGAGGAAGGCTATTTTTCTGACTGGGGGATTGGGGCCGTCCGGGACAGCTTTGACGCAGTTAATGGCTATTTTGACTTTGTCTCAGAGCTGCTAGGAGGGAAGAATGGAGTCTGTCAATACCGATGTAGATATG GGAAAGCACCAATGCCCAGACCGAGCTACAAGTCTGAAGAGCCCAACGGCTGTAGTTCCTATTTCCTGGGTCTCAAG CTGGATATGGGTATCCCAGCCATGACGAAGTGCTGCAACCAGCTGGATGTATGTTATGACACCTGTGGTGCCAACAAATACCGCTGCGATGCCAAGTTCCGCTGGTGTTTGCAGTCCATCTGCTCTGACCTTAAACGCAGCCTTGGCTTTGTCTCCAAGGTGGAAG CCTGCGAATCCATAGCGGATACAGTATTCAGAACGGTCCGGACTCTGGGCTGCCGCCCCTTTATGAACAGCCAGAGAAGTGCCTGCATTTGTAGCGAGGAAGAACGAGATGAATTGTGA
- the PLA2G12B gene encoding group XIIB secretory phospholipase A2-like protein isoform X1: MFLVSVFVWSDFRMKLIIGAPIWCLFLTVGKCTEETMQENEAHQSALPEEGYFSDWGIGAVRDSFDAVNGYFDFVSELLGGKNGVCQYRCRYGKAPMPRPSYKSEEPNGCSSYFLGLKVPESLDMGIPAMTKCCNQLDVCYDTCGANKYRCDAKFRWCLQSICSDLKRSLGFVSKVEACESIADTVFRTVRTLGCRPFMNSQRSACICSEEERDEL; this comes from the exons ATGTTCCTGGTGTCCGTATTTGTTTGGTCCGACTTCAGGATGAAGTTAATCATCGGTGCTCCGATCTggtgcttgtttctgactgtggGAAAATGCACTGAAGAGACGATGCAGGAGAATGAGGCCCATCAGTCAGCACTGCCAGAGGAAGGCTATTTTTCTGACTGGGGGATTGGGGCCGTCCGGGACAGCTTTGACGCAGTTAATGGCTATTTTGACTTTGTCTCAGAGCTGCTAGGAGGGAAGAATGGAGTCTGTCAATACCGATGTAGATATG GGAAAGCACCAATGCCCAGACCGAGCTACAAGTCTGAAGAGCCCAACGGCTGTAGTTCCTATTTCCTGGGTCTCAAGGTACCCGAAAGT CTGGATATGGGTATCCCAGCCATGACGAAGTGCTGCAACCAGCTGGATGTATGTTATGACACCTGTGGTGCCAACAAATACCGCTGCGATGCCAAGTTCCGCTGGTGTTTGCAGTCCATCTGCTCTGACCTTAAACGCAGCCTTGGCTTTGTCTCCAAGGTGGAAG CCTGCGAATCCATAGCGGATACAGTATTCAGAACGGTCCGGACTCTGGGCTGCCGCCCCTTTATGAACAGCCAGAGAAGTGCCTGCATTTGTAGCGAGGAAGAACGAGATGAATTGTGA